AATTGGCCGGCTGATAACCGTCTATGATCAAGACATTTGTTAGTCAACTATAAAGCGATGTTTAGTTTgattttgaaattgattttaacTTTAGATTTCTTTTGTCTGATAATCAACCAATAGTCGACTTTATGTTGattgaataattatgttttgTTCTGCACGCTATGTAACAATTAAATGTTCGAAAAGAACTTCAAAATGCGTTTAATCTACGGTTcgttgtatatacatatacaatacatttgttaaaaagaaattcCGAATTTAAATGTAACGTTatgatttaaattatattcaagaAAGAATTATATTGGCCATCGAGGTTTATTCCGACTTTATAGTCAACAAGTTTATGGACCTTTGGATTTTTCTTCTTAACATTTGTGCAATGAATAAATGACATTATCAACTCTTTTGCGCTTGTCAGGAGTCAATGATTtacgaaataataaacatagtaggaattattttattttaatgcaatctTCTAAATTGTAATAGGttgtttcaagttttttttcgattttttaataaaaattaattatacaaaactttataactcaatttattgaattaaacattgaaaaattaaaaaatgagcaaacattaaacattaatgaaaaaaaattttgtatttagttTTTTGTTGCTTATCAGTGTTGAGCAACgcacaaattataaaaaaacttttgtgaCAACCTAATATTTCGTACGTTTACGAAAATGTGAAAAAGCTGAGTGTGTCAAATATAATACTGGGCACATAATGGAATCCAGCATACAAGttcttaaagaaaattgttcaaaatttgaGAGAAACCAAGATTTACTGGTTAATAAATTGGGATATCTTATTGATCACGATTATCTCAATTATGCGAGTCTGATGGAAAAAAACTTCCTTTCTTCAGAACAGCAGTTACTTCAACATCGCTAGTAGTCTATGAAGAGCTGAAAATCTGCTACACTAATCAAGATGGTTACGTGTTTCTCAGACGACTTTACGACGTATAATTATGGCTCTAGAAAATCATTGATTTTTATCTCACGATCTTTTTGATTTTACTATCGAAAGGCGACCTTCAACATCAAGAAGCTTCATTTGAAAATGATTCTGCAAGAAAAATTGGATCACTTTATACGTAATCTAACTATAACGGATCATAATTTTAACCTGATGGTATTATTCTCTGCGAACATTATGAGAATAAGAGATTACTTCTACGGTTGCACATTACCATTTTTAGTATCTTAGTTATCTCTAAAATTCTGGCTGTCGGGACATCCATTACTTAATAAAGGACCAGAGTAATGGAAGGAAGATTGTAGTTATCCAGAAGAATTACAAATTCTTTGCAATTCTACGTTAATTGTTAAAGCTGTTACAACTTGTTAGCTGAGACGTTATATTTAGAGCATGCACGGTCGCATTACCGGCATTGCATCTAGTTGAACACGCAAGACAGAAGAATGAAGCCACCTGTACATCCATTACATTTGTTATCATCTTCTATGAGGCAGAATTTGGAGGCATTAAATGGTACTTGGACGAAATACGCTAATTGAATCGAGGCTTTTCGTGGCTGCACAAAATTTGCTAGACCATTATTTGCTTTTTAGTTTCAACAAAATGTATCCAATCTTCTCGATATCTTCATCACACATTATAGATTTGTGATTAACTCCTGACAcagaagaatattatttaagaaatacaacttatatttcttaaaataaatcagaaatattGAATCGTGCTGAAGATCAACAATCAAGTTGTAGGTAATCGGTGCATTACTCATTTGCGATGATGACTTCCTTTTTGCCGAACATAGATGATCTTTTTGGATTAAGATTTAATACTTTTGGCCTTTCTTTCATACGAATATGGGATTCCTGCATATAGACTATAAACGAATTTGCCTAGtgcatttatctttatacatcTCAGGAAAATGAAGGCTTATCATCGTTTTTATATTTCCGAATACCAGTGCTATCTACTTTGAAAGACGCATcgaattatagaataaaaaaaatttttagcaatATTGCGCTGCTCTATGTTGCGTACAGTTTGGGCCAAGACCTATATAACAATtatgatactaattttttaagaacAGATACTCAGTTCTGTGAAATATTTCCAAATTCCACAGTAGAAAAGGTCGTATCTGTCATTTAGTTAACAATCGAATACAATAATGTTTTAAACTTCCGGCTGCATTGAAGAAACTCATGAGGGTGAAATCATTCGAGCACCATTTGCCGCGAATGATTAAGAAGATTACACTTACATAGGAAGAAGCGACTTTTTGAGACAAATGGAGACGCACCTCGATTTTAAGAATATTGCATTCCTTTTCAAATTGATCATCCAAATGACCAGATAGCTCTGACGCCATGACATTTTGAATCAATATTAAACTCAGTGTCATACATCAGTCATCATTAATGAAAGAAAACCATTATGATTACTGGAATTTATTACGCATACATTTTTAACACCGACCGGCTAGGAGAGTACTTTTAGACTTCCATCACGAGACACAAGAAAGAAGACCAGTTAACAGTTTGTTCTACTGACAACTTATACCTATTCTTGAACAACGTTACTCTTCCGATAAAGTAATCACTTGTCCAAGTCGTCGATTAAATGAACAATGCACTCCGCAGACAACGaccaaatatgtaattattgaaGAAAAGATCGAAGTGAAGAAAGGTTCCGAATTTAACAGCGACTAAAATTATCGCTGCTCTGCGAATATACAGAAGTTTGCGATCAATGTAAAAAAACACTATTTTACTCATTATTTCACTTcgtttagttttatatttactttacacGTTCACTTACATTAATGGCTAGGGTACATtgttatatacagaaaaaaaacgtgcgtaatatcttttatttaatttactatcACAATAGCGCACCTATTGTTTAAGCGCGGAAGTTTGTCTCGCGTTTCCATTAACGATGGAGACTAGTTTCAATGGTCAAAACAAgagaaaacattatttttaagaatatttaataattatatttcattcttCTTACATAGTAagtctttattctttttttttgcaatttctatTTCTCGTTTTGAACGTTgaacaacaattattttatcgaaACAAAGAGAATTGACATATAGAATTCTCTTTGTTTATCTAGATtactagaaaaatttttaatctattgcTACGTCTCTATTAAGAAACAGAATATTAtcgaataatttagaaaattagaaaaataaaataacatattttcgTAGTTCACTACTTTATAGTATAGTATCACATCAGCAATGTCGGGTATTAGCTAAAAAGGAAATCTCACGCATTTGTTATATCAAGAAATTTTTCGCTCCGCTCTGTAagtgtaaattaaaacatcaagaGGAAGCTGAAAATCTTTTAATCAACGATTCACTGTAAACGTAGTTCCATATgataaagtttttgaatttaaCTGTAAAGATTTGCATTGTTTATTTTTCCAAACTTAAtctgattttataattagtatgcGAACATATATTATGTGTGTTGTGTAAGATAAATagtgaagaaaaaatattacttttaatggcatttttcaagttattgaataaaatgaaaTGGTAGTCTTAATTAGTCACATCATGAGATGCTAGCTGGCACTAGGAAGCTTAAGGTTTTATGATATTGgctgcggtccacttgacgctataaatgcttcgaagcgtttgattaaccaatcggagcaatgaattttacaaattgaccaatcgaaaaatacttagaagcatttgtagcgtcaagtggaatGTAGCCATTATATCATAGAATTTATAAGAAAAGACATATagttatgaaaatatttcaagtacTCAATGCATTAGATCACTGCAGTACGGCGATTGATGTAGGGATCGTAATATCACTtgcttctttaattatttttttaaacgtataaagATTTCGTTCAAACGTCATTTCGAATCTTCTTCGTGGGATCTTCGCGTATTGAGATTATGACTCAAAGAGAAATGTATAATGTTACGATGAAGAGTACTGTAGACAATTTCGATAAAAGATTTCAATTtatggaaaattatttattgaataatacacAATTGTCTCGAGAAAAATATCTAGACTCGAAGCATAAAATATCGTACAtcgaattacaatttaaaaacagaTGGTTCGCTGCGAGTAAGAAACATGAgtttatatatacactactcaaaagaaaatagggaacactttccagacaccaaaaattaggctattttcaaatgactgtaactcggtgaaaaatcatcgtagataaaaaataaaaaaagcattttgaagcttgaagatccaactttaacgctctatcagcagattttcaaaattcttttaacttccttgtcttatgcagtaaaaaagcacaccctgttttgttccttaaaatttcgtatttttgacactttgcagctcgaccaacaaatttttttcgaacaattcaagtaaagcttcataaactacaacattttgcctacaaaatgctttttttaaaatttctctacgattttttttgaccaatttacaagactttgaagatatacattttttacagtacatttttccgaaaaatgacgtctaccgccgacattagcattacccaatgtgcacgtggaggttgtcggtcggatttttgcacatcgtttgtgtgtgtgtgtgtgtgtgagtgtgtgtgtgtgtgtgtgtgtgtgtgcgtgcgtgcgtgtgtgtgtgtgtgtgtgtgtgtgtatgtatcacagcagagataaggaccccgcagttcgtcacttctgcagtatttaatgactccaaaccctctctgctgtgtgtgtatgcgctcgcgcgcatgagagttcaatagtgtgtatttcctcctctctgatcaattactgcttgcaagcgttctcgcatatttatacatcttgcaatacgatcttgcggaatgttgtgccaaatttccgttaaaatttctcccaattcttctaaatttcgcggctgttcctcgcgacgccttaatcgtcgttccatttcatcccaaatgtgctcgattggatttaagtccgggctattggcgggatgatttaacagtctaattgcgtgtcgttgaaaaaaacgtcgcgttatattcgccgtatgaggtcgagcgttgtcctgcataaaaataaagttccgacaggttcgatttaatagcaaaacgtgtggtcgtagaatatcgttgatataacgaacacccgtcattgccggaggtggcaggatcactagatcacttcgtcttgtaagtgatatacacccccacaccatcacggaaccgccgttgtaggatcgtattggcataacgcaacgtcgatcatagcgttcatttcgtcgacgccaagtacgtatacgagcatcattgccataaaggcaaaaacgtgattcgtcggagaaatatacatttctccaatcctgtgaactgtaaacatatagtcgtcttagtctaaaaaaaatctctttttagacaaagatgaccatatgtaaacattgcatgctcaatacaataaaattttgtttagtacgccggcgattctcgcagtgtgataagcgacacggaattttcaaaatgccgcgtagacatttatcggacgtagaagttgcacgcataattgcgcttttgcaacaaggttttagtatgcgttatgtggcgcaagatattggtgcatctgtgtccgtagtgagtagagcttggttacgatatcaagacacgggaaattacacgagatgTGTaatacacgagacgtgaaggtagtggtcgttctcgattaacgacaaatagacaagatcgagccattgttcgttatgcattagaaagacgaataattaccgcaagaaacattcgtaatgacattcatttgcgccatgtgtgcgaacaaacaattcgcaaccgtttgagagaagccggtcttcgttctcgtgttcgtgcacaagtaccaagactcacactcgtacatcgccaagtacgttatcaatttgcgcgcgatcacataaattggaccgctagggattggagaaatgtatatttctccgacgaatcacgtttttgcctttatggcaatgatgctcgtatacgtacttggcgtcgacgaaatgaacgctatgatcgacgttgcgttatgccaatacgatcctacaacggcggttccgtgatggtgtgggggtgtatatcacttacaagacgaagtgatctagtgatcctgccacctccggcaatgacgggtgttcgttatatcaacgatattctacgaccacacgttttgctattaaatcgaacctgtcggaactttatttttatgcaggacaacgctcgacctcatacggcgaatataacgcgacgtttttttcaacgacacgcaattagactgttaaatcatcccgccaatagcccggacttaaatccaatcgagcacatttgggatgaaatggaacgacgattaaggcgtcgcgaggaacagccgcgaaatttagaagaattgggagaaattttaacggaaatttggcacaacattccgcaagatcgtattgcaagatgtataaatatgcgagaacgcttgcaagcagtaattgatcagagaggaggaaatacacactattgaactctcatgcgcgcgagcgcatacacacacagcagagagggtttggagtcattaaatactgcagaagtgacgaactgcggggtccttatctctgctgtgatacatacatacacacacacacacacacatatatgtatagaatagttatagaattaaattattaatcagatatttatacatacacatCAGGATTGAGTAATAACTCGTTAAGagaagttaaaagttaaataatttatcattgttTATGTGAACAATAGTTTTGTTTGGAAACTGGTGTTAAGaacaattgcaattaaaaagtatcatttaatcaatttttatattgaattcatCATGTGATTTCGTCGAGATTATTGGGTTTTATCTCAGATGCATACATTTCGTTTACACTCTGTTTAGCTGAGCGTTAAGAGATATACTCGACATTCAGAGACAAACAAGTTATCCCTACTCTACCCACCCATTTTGTTGTCTTCATTTATCGATCAATCGATTTTTCGATCGACTGATTATCGATTTTTCAATCTTATCGAGAGACTTTTCTGAAAATCACAGATTGAGACACAAAACGTATATAACGCAGGAGGTAAAGTAATATTGAAAGTGCAAGTACGATAATGCAATAAGGCGATGagtgttaattaaataaactgatTTAAATATCAATCGATCAGACGTTAACGCCAAGCAAGTGCGGTTTATAGCACTAACCCATCAACAGAAAATTAACCGTTAAACTCTTCAATTCACGACAAGTTACACGTGTGTTGCGTCGTCACAACAATACCGAACCTTGTGCTTTGTTCGCAAGATCAACCACAGTCAATAATCGATTAATAATCGGCTGAAGGCTTAACAGTAGTAAGCATCTCGCTCTCTTTGTACGGTATCGGTGCATTTGTTTATGACGAAAGTCAAATATTTGATCGTCTATAACGAATTTAAAACAATCTTATACAAATAGTGAATTGTGAACCATAAGTTACGACTCAAGTGTACAAATTGTCTGTGATGttataaactacaaaaatttaaaaaataatattcttactttatcttgcttaatataatattaacgtttgaaacaaaaatttgtgtCGCTACATTTCAGATTCGAGATGGTGCTTGCGGAATTAATTGCGGGTTTTATTGTTATCTTGAGTAgtgtgtacatttattataaatatgtaatatttaatttctggcGTAAGAGAGGTGTCTTTTATATCGAGCCTGCAGTACCAGTTGGAAATGTAACACCTCTTGTAACTGGAAAAGCCCAAGTAGGCAAGTACTTTTATCTAATACTAATATGTGACatgtgattaaatatttacttccCCGTACacaattttccatattttttgttattttatttaattaaaattaaaattacaaaaataatttagacaAGAAGACCTTCCACCATCATAGCTGGATCTTGGTGCTTTATATTTACTCGTGTGATTTTGTATACCTTCTCAGATTCTACACAGACAGCGCGCAGTTACTTTTGGTCATAACACAGTTATAATTGAATAACAGTCAGTAAatcacttttaataaattaaaattaatttaataatacacgatGCTACtagcatttaaatattaaccccTTTCTCCCTGACAAAagtgtaaagaatttattgcaaaaatatcacctcagccatggaacctgggacctcccgaattTCCGGTACGGGTCttttagccaactcgaccactgaggctgtgatgatgTTTTTCGCGTTCTATCTTATAGTCGATTATTGCAAGAAATATCATCGCAGCTTCAGTGATCAAGCTAGTcgctaagacacccgtaccggagattcgaGAGGTCCCAGGTTCCAACATTGGCTGAGGtgatatattttgcaataaattctttacagttttttcagggggacggagttaaatatttagatactagtagcatcgtgtattattaaattaattttaatttaataaatgtgatattactgaatcttattcgattataactgtgttaCGACTGAACGTAACGACGCACAGTCTGtgttaaatctgaaaaaaatatataaaatcacacgagtaAATATAGAGCACCAAGAACTATCTACGACGATGGAAGGCCTacttgtttagatttgtatgttacatTAAACGGTCGAAAATCTTTCTGctacaaaaattacatttgaaaataaaaggacaaaaataaatatttaacaaacccatattttaataataaataaattaaatttatatatgtaggATTTTTAACATAAACACTCTTTATAATCTCAATTCGAATGTATTTAAGCTTTCATATTTACAAAGCGTCGGGTAATTCGACATTCGCTCATTCGTCACATCGTTTGCGAGcaagattttatttctattttgctTATTACTTGCTCGGTCGACTCGTTTGTTCGATGTTCAATTAACAACTTTGTGTCCTACCTATTTGCTATTATGATCGCTCTTTACATACCTAAATTCAGGTCCGTAGCAAGTCGGTCCGACATCCGAATTCAAATAGACACAATTGTTACTTTTCTAAATCTCACATATATGCGTGTAATTTCtattatctataatttatgttttactaaattataattgataattatgttttggaatatactttatttattatttaattttgcatctgtgacataattttatttttatttatttgatgatatTACTGACAGTATTTTTACATAACGCCAAAAATCACACAATTAAGTAAAAAGGAAGTTTTGCCAACAGGAGTATTCTTCCATGATGCCTATTTGAAATATAAGGAACATCGCGCTTTTggaatgtatacattttttaaaccgAATTTAGTAATCGCCGATCTCGATCTTATACGAACGGTGATGATAAAGGAATTCCAGTCTTTTCATGATCGTGGAATATATTGTAACGAAAAAATTGATCCATTGACCGGCCATTTGTTTCTTATGCCTGGAAAAAGGTGGCGAAATATGCGTGTCAAGTTGACACCTACATTTACTTCAGGAAAAATTAAGCAGATGTTTGTTATAGTGAAGGAGTGTGGCGATGAACTCGCAAAGCACCTCGAGCATAATGCTCAAATGAGAGATACCATcgaaattaaagatatattagcaagttaaattatttttgacgaAACCGTTATTTAATCAAAGTtcttttaacaaagaaaagaattttgcagatttaaacttagaattttattatctacCGATCTATGTAAAAGATAGCGTCACTCGAAACTGATATATCGACTCTcattccaaaaaaataaataaatataaaatttctatccGTACTAGAGTTTTATATATACGAAATACTCACTTCTTGGGTGCTATTTATCTTATTTCGAAGCTTACAATCTTATCGTAGTTTAACGTAGTGCTATCAGGAGCCTCTTATCACATTTAAAGATTcccaataatattattgatacatAATATTACTGTCACAAGACAGTAGTACAGATACCTTTAATTGCTTATAACTTTTGATAATTgcatttataagataaaatgttgcaaataaaaatttcatgtttttttatgtagaacTTGCTTCTGTAATAAAGATGaggagtttttaattaaaagagtgAAGTTACTATCTATCGGTTTTACTGATAGAAGTCTCATTTACAATATAAACCAATAGCGCAGTAATATGATATCtttcaaaaatactattttctatatacaatatttttttgtacaacatATACTTTTCGTTATATTTATCCGTTATATCtttcattagaaataaattattctgtatagcagctacaaatatttaaattcgatattataaaatccataatgcaattttttataaatttttttcactttactGAATCGCACACATTCTAagttatattatcaaaatttttaatttttaattattttattttaaaaatttgtaaatatataatatttaattaacaatcaattaataaaaaattaatttctatttctcaATACATAATTTCTCAATTTCTGATTGTGAAGAGTATGCGACAGAAATTATAATGTGTTTTTCAATAACACTTACTTGATATTTGTAATCTTTCTTTGCTGTCGTTATTGAATCTGTTCTACCTATTACtctatgtattatttttatttactacttatatttatatctgAATATTTATCTCTaatatgtcaaaatttttttaaacctaaaaatttattcaaatgtaGATATTTTCAACTTGgtttaatattagttttttgcaaatttgatatttaaaaaaatttattaataattatatgtcaACGTTACCAACAGCTATTCAACAGACGTAATAATGTCAACGGCTTTTGGTATCAAATCAAACTGCATTAAGGATCCAAATAATGAGTATCGAACTCAgggaaacaaaattattgatataaactCTATAAAGCTTGCCATGGCAATCTTTGCGCCACAAATCATGGACTTCTTTTCTATTCCTTTCTTTCCACAATCTGTCACCgacttttatatgaaaatgtttcGAGAGACTGTGGAATACAGGCAAACTAATCATATCGTCAGACCTGACTTTATGAACTTGCTCATACAACTCATGGAGAGGGGCTACGTTGATCCTGAAGATGACAAAAATACGTCCAACGTTTCATGTTAATATACACAGAtaacgtttattattatatttataatatatcatgTTACACTGACAGAAATTGTTTAGTGAGATCaaccaaataaattttgttgttactAAATTCCAAAAACATTGcatacatttaacaaaactttttataattagttgtacaaaaataatgtttggGTTGAAACAAC
This genomic window from Solenopsis invicta isolate M01_SB chromosome 13, UNIL_Sinv_3.0, whole genome shotgun sequence contains:
- the LOC105206459 gene encoding probable cytochrome P450 6a14, which codes for MPQFEMVLAELIAGFIVILSSVYIYYKYVIFNFWRKRGVFYIEPAVPVGNVTPLVTGKAQVGVFFHDAYLKYKEHRAFGMYTFFKPNLVIADLDLIRTVMIKEFQSFHDRGIYCNEKIDPLTGHLFLMPGKRWRNMRVKLTPTFTSGKIKQMFVIVKECGDELAKHLEHNAQMRDTIEIKDVTNSYSTDVIMSTAFGIKSNCIKDPNNEYRTQGNKIIDINSIKLAMAIFAPQIMDFFSIPFFPQSVTDFYMKMFRETVEYRQTNHIVRPDFMNLLIQLMERGYVDPEDDKNTSNVSSSVNKLTMIEATAQGFVFFAAGFETSSSAATFVLYELAQHQDIQDKIQNEIDEILSKHGDLTYDAINDMTYLHKVINEALRLHRPLPILNRICTEEIDLPTVNIRVPKGTLITIPMLGLHRDPSIYPDPNKFDPERFNADKVKERHPYAFIPFGEGPRNCIGMRFGYLQIKIGLVSLLSKYKFKLHSRTPVPLTYSERSPTLTPKSGVHLIIEKR